Proteins from one Candidatus Tanganyikabacteria bacterium genomic window:
- a CDS encoding DUF2442 domain-containing protein: MGPFVVAVAVLPDYCLQITFTNGERRVFDAKPYLDTGVFRKLRDGRFSSVRVVNGAIEWPGEIDLSWDTVYLRGVPVGGEAAPTALETGDGLRG, encoded by the coding sequence ATGGGACCTTTCGTCGTTGCGGTAGCCGTGTTGCCAGACTACTGCCTGCAGATCACATTCACCAACGGCGAGCGGCGCGTCTTCGACGCCAAGCCCTACCTCGACACGGGCGTCTTCCGCAAGCTGCGCGACGGCAGGTTCAGCTCGGTGCGGGTCGTGAACGGCGCGATTGAGTGGCCGGGTGAGATCGACTTGTCATGGGATACCGTGTATTTGCGAGGGGTCCCGGTAGGAGGCGAGGCCGCGCCAACCGCCCTTGAGACCGGCGACGGGCTGCGGGGCTGA